Proteins from one Pontibacter korlensis genomic window:
- a CDS encoding PAS domain-containing sensor histidine kinase: MDEKDKLEVFESLTRQTNKVFFCYHVETDEITFLNNAFNRMWGRTKESVMANPALILDSIHPDDKEYILQEYSQLLHGIIKHNVEFRILKPDRTTRWLILDPYLVFLGKGRTYIAGLVDDITSVKNNISNLEKFGAKKNSVLEILSHDLAGPLANIQSLTDILSETTAEYANAELDNVIRIIRESSARSVRLIRDFVQQEFLESSNTDMVKRRVDLVKRIQDIIEQYKEGKNHIKKDIRFTSSTDKFYVYIDENKFMQVINNLFSNAIKFTPENGIIGIDLVEQEDSVLITVKDNGIGIPKRYHDELFDKFTRARREGLRGEPSTGLGMSIIKTIIEWHNGKIWFESEENKGTTFYIEIPKI, encoded by the coding sequence ATGGACGAGAAAGATAAACTTGAAGTATTTGAAAGCCTAACAAGACAGACAAACAAGGTGTTCTTTTGCTACCACGTTGAAACTGATGAAATAACTTTCCTGAACAATGCTTTCAACAGAATGTGGGGGCGCACAAAAGAAAGTGTTATGGCTAACCCAGCCCTGATTTTGGATTCCATACACCCTGATGATAAGGAGTATATTCTGCAAGAGTATTCTCAACTACTGCACGGCATCATTAAGCATAATGTAGAGTTCAGGATACTAAAACCTGATAGAACAACAAGATGGCTGATATTAGACCCTTATCTTGTGTTTTTAGGAAAAGGCAGAACTTACATAGCCGGACTAGTTGATGACATAACTTCTGTTAAAAACAATATCAGCAACCTTGAGAAATTTGGTGCAAAGAAAAATTCGGTTCTCGAGATTCTTTCGCACGACCTGGCTGGCCCTCTGGCAAATATTCAGTCGCTTACAGACATATTATCAGAAACTACAGCTGAATATGCCAACGCCGAACTCGACAATGTGATTCGCATAATCAGGGAGAGTAGTGCCAGAAGTGTACGCCTTATCAGAGACTTTGTACAGCAGGAGTTTCTGGAATCGTCTAACACAGATATGGTAAAAAGACGCGTTGACCTTGTAAAGAGAATACAAGACATTATTGAGCAGTATAAGGAGGGCAAAAACCACATAAAGAAGGATATCAGGTTTACCTCATCCACAGATAAGTTCTATGTTTATATAGATGAGAATAAATTTATGCAGGTAATCAACAACCTGTTTTCTAACGCTATAAAATTCACGCCTGAGAATGGTATCATCGGTATCGACCTGGTTGAACAAGAGGACTCTGTACTGATTACTGTGAAGGACAATGGTATAGGTATACCAAAGCGTTACCACGACGAGCTTTTCGATAAGTTTACAAGGGCCAGGCGCGAAGGGCTTAGAGGCGAACCATCAACTGGACTGGGTATGTCCATCATCAAGACCATTATAGAGTGGCATAATGGGAAAATCTGGTTTGAAAGCGAAGAAAACAAAGGCACCACGTTCTACATTGAGATTCCAAAGATCTGA